The sequence GAACGGCGACGCTGACGTCAATCATTTCCATGCGGCCGGCGGTACCGGTTTCGTGATCCGCGAGTTGCTTGATGCCGGCTTGCTGCATGACGATGTCCTGACCGTTCTCGGCAAGGGCTTGCGCTCGCATTGCAGCGAACCCTTCCTGCAGGATGACGTCGTGGTCTGGCGGCCGGTACCACTGGAAAGTGCCGACCGCAATGTCGTGCGCCGCGCCGCCGAACCGTTTTCGGCCGATGGTGGATTACGCCTGCTGACCGGCAACCTCGGACGCGCCGTCATCAAGGTCTCGGCTGTCAAACCCGAGTACCGCCGTGTCGAAGCACCGGCCATCGTGTTCGATTCGCAGGAAGCCTTCATGCAGGCCTACAAGGCCGACGAACTCAATCGCGATTTCATTGCAGTCGTGCGCTTCCAGGGACCGCGTGCCAATGGGATGCCGGAACTGCATGCGCTGACACCGGCACTGGCCAATCTGCAGGATGCCGGTTTCCATGTTGCGCTGGTGACTGATGGCCGCATGTCGGGTGCCTCCGGCAAGGTGCCGGCAGCCATCCATGTGTCGCCGGAAGTATTGGCTGGCGGACCGCTGGGACGACTCCGCACGGGCGACCTGTTGCTGCTCGATGCCGAAAACGGCGTGCTGCAAGCGCAGGTGCCGGCTGCGCAATGGGATGCGCGCGAGCAGGCCACGGCTGATCTGCGCAGTAATCAGGTCGGCATGGGACGCGAGCTATTCAGCATGTTCCGCGCGACCGTCAGCGCTGCCGAAGAAGGCGCGACCACCTTTGATTTGCCACCCGTGTTGCCTGTCGTCGAGAAAGTGACCGTATGAATATGACTCCCAACCTGATGCCCGACCTGCTACACATCATGCGTGTCTCGCCGGTCATTCCGGTCATCGCCATTGATGACCTCGAGCATGCGGTGCCGCTGGCACGCGCGCTGGTCGCCGGTGGCATCCGCGTGCTTGAAGTGACCTTGCGCACGGTCCACGGACTGGCCGCGATCCGTGCGATGGCCGAGCAGGTGCCTGATGCGATCCTCGGCGTCGGTACGCTGACGCTGCCCGAAGAATTCGCTGCCGCACGCGACGCCGGCGCGGTATTCGGTGTCTCGCCCGGCCTGACACCGGCACTGATCGCGGCGGCACGTGCGAGCGGCTTGCCCTTGCTGCCGGGCGTGATGACGCCCTCCGAAGTGATGGCGGCGCGCGAAGCCGGCTTTCGCCAGCTAAAAC comes from Actimicrobium sp. CCC2.4 and encodes:
- the eda gene encoding bifunctional 4-hydroxy-2-oxoglutarate aldolase/2-dehydro-3-deoxy-phosphogluconate aldolase — protein: MPDLLHIMRVSPVIPVIAIDDLEHAVPLARALVAGGIRVLEVTLRTVHGLAAIRAMAEQVPDAILGVGTLTLPEEFAAARDAGAVFGVSPGLTPALIAAARASGLPLLPGVMTPSEVMAAREAGFRQLKLFPAVPAGGVGMLSAIAGPLGDVMFCPTGGISLATAPQFLACKNVACVGGSWLTPKDAILAGDWARITALASAASALRPA